Proteins encoded in a region of the Streptomyces violaceoruber genome:
- a CDS encoding DUF7144 family membrane protein produces the protein MSQHAEPSPGRPSHGGDASWAQRSGDRTSGWVTGGVVFAGVLLLLNGALAVLQGIAAIAEDDVYARIGTYVYEMSLTGWGIVHVILGALVFVTGFGLLKDMAWARVAGIVLASLSLIAQFLFLPYAPVWSVIMMAIDVFVIWALASRQDSASSRA, from the coding sequence ATGAGCCAGCACGCCGAACCCTCTCCCGGCCGGCCGTCCCACGGCGGCGACGCCTCCTGGGCCCAGCGCTCGGGCGACCGCACCAGCGGCTGGGTGACCGGAGGTGTCGTCTTCGCGGGCGTACTGCTGCTGCTGAACGGCGCGCTCGCCGTCCTCCAGGGCATCGCGGCCATCGCCGAGGACGACGTGTACGCCCGTATCGGCACCTACGTCTACGAGATGAGCCTGACCGGCTGGGGGATCGTCCACGTCATCCTGGGCGCCCTCGTGTTCGTCACCGGGTTCGGTCTGCTCAAGGACATGGCCTGGGCCCGGGTGGCGGGTATCGTCCTCGCCTCGCTGAGCCTGATCGCCCAGTTCCTGTTCCTGCCGTACGCGCCCGTCTGGTCCGTGATCATGATGGCGATCGACGTGTTCGTCATCTGGGCCCTGGCGAGCCGTCAGGACAGCGCGTCGTCCCGGGCCTGA
- a CDS encoding chloride channel protein: MTAPANAVPDRAERSLRQTLLSPGYRRLLLLCVLLGVPIALACFFFVGLQHELQHWVWTSLPEAAGYDTPPWWWPLPALVLAGLILAPIVTRMPGGGGHLPVNGLGGAPVGPRALPGAVLAALATLPLGVVLGPEAPLMAVGSGLALLAVRRAGAGGDQQASAILATAGSTAAISTILGGPIAAAVLLIEGAGLAGTRLVALLLPCLLASATGALVFTGFGQWTGLEIGALSLPDLPPQANPDAGDFLWGLPTAALIAVLVTLARALGRRTVSWTRHRTAARTVACATAVGVCVAAYALITGRSPAEAALSGQATLAQLAAHPHAWSVGALVALVACKGLAWGIALGALRGGPIFPAVLLGAATALACSGLPGFGATPALALGIAAAAAAVTGLPLASSVLAVLLMGRDSHDQMPLIVMASVVAFVVAQLVRRTPPEAGGSPGGAPSAGAAR; this comes from the coding sequence GTGACCGCGCCGGCGAACGCGGTCCCGGACCGGGCGGAGCGGTCCCTGCGGCAGACCCTGCTCAGTCCCGGCTACCGGCGGCTGTTGCTGCTGTGCGTGCTGCTGGGGGTGCCCATCGCGCTGGCCTGCTTCTTCTTCGTCGGACTTCAGCACGAGTTGCAGCACTGGGTGTGGACCTCGCTGCCCGAGGCGGCCGGATACGACACCCCACCGTGGTGGTGGCCGCTGCCCGCGCTGGTGCTCGCCGGGCTGATCCTGGCGCCGATCGTGACCCGGATGCCGGGCGGCGGCGGCCATCTCCCCGTCAACGGCCTGGGCGGGGCGCCGGTCGGCCCCCGCGCGCTGCCCGGCGCGGTGCTGGCGGCGCTGGCCACGCTGCCGCTCGGCGTGGTGCTGGGCCCCGAGGCCCCGCTCATGGCCGTCGGCAGCGGGCTCGCCCTGCTGGCGGTGCGGCGGGCGGGCGCGGGCGGAGACCAGCAGGCGAGCGCGATTCTCGCCACGGCCGGCTCCACCGCCGCGATCTCCACCATCCTCGGCGGCCCGATCGCGGCGGCGGTGCTGCTCATCGAGGGGGCGGGGCTGGCCGGCACCCGCCTGGTCGCCCTGCTGCTGCCCTGCCTGCTGGCCAGCGCGACCGGTGCCCTGGTCTTCACCGGCTTCGGGCAGTGGACGGGGCTGGAGATCGGCGCGCTGAGCCTGCCCGACCTGCCGCCGCAGGCCAATCCGGACGCGGGTGACTTCCTGTGGGGCCTGCCCACCGCGGCCCTGATCGCCGTACTGGTGACGCTGGCCCGGGCGCTGGGCCGCCGCACCGTCTCCTGGACCCGGCACCGCACGGCCGCCCGCACCGTCGCCTGCGCCACCGCGGTCGGCGTCTGTGTCGCGGCGTACGCGCTGATCACCGGCCGCTCCCCGGCCGAGGCGGCGCTGTCCGGCCAGGCCACCCTCGCCCAGCTCGCCGCGCATCCGCACGCCTGGTCCGTGGGGGCGCTCGTCGCGCTGGTCGCCTGCAAGGGGCTGGCCTGGGGCATCGCGCTGGGCGCGCTGCGCGGCGGCCCGATCTTCCCGGCCGTCCTGCTGGGCGCGGCGACGGCCCTGGCCTGCTCCGGGCTGCCCGGCTTCGGCGCGACCCCGGCGCTCGCCCTCGGCATCGCCGCCGCGGCGGCCGCGGTGACGGGGCTGCCGCTGGCCAGCTCGGTCCTCGCGGTGCTGCTGATGGGCCGGGACTCCCACGACCAGATGCCGCTGATCGTCATGGCCTCGGTCGTCGCGTTCGTCGTGGCGCAACTGGTGCGCCGGACCCCGCCGGAGGCGGGCGGGTCGCCGGGCGGGGCGCCGTCGGCGGGAGCGGCACGGTGA
- a CDS encoding potassium channel family protein, with protein sequence MVVAYFLLPLDHLGPQRPVLSWVLFALLLTVVAVLLLRQIRHVLLDRPDSRPGVVISLLIVLSVHVFSAAYYALAKSPGEFNGLHTRIDALYFTVVTLATVGYGDITPRGQAARVVTVLQITYSFVFLTAAATALTTRMRDRVVRGPQRGRSR encoded by the coding sequence GTGGTCGTGGCGTACTTCCTGCTCCCCCTGGACCACCTGGGGCCGCAGCGGCCGGTGCTGAGCTGGGTGCTGTTCGCCCTGCTGCTGACCGTGGTGGCCGTGCTGCTGCTGCGGCAGATCCGGCACGTCCTCCTCGACCGTCCGGACAGCCGCCCCGGCGTGGTCATCTCGCTGCTGATCGTCCTGTCCGTGCACGTCTTCTCGGCGGCGTACTACGCCCTGGCCAAGTCGCCGGGCGAGTTCAACGGACTGCACACCCGGATCGACGCGCTGTACTTCACCGTGGTGACGCTCGCCACCGTCGGGTACGGGGACATCACCCCGAGGGGCCAGGCCGCGCGGGTCGTGACCGTGCTGCAGATCACGTACAGCTTCGTCTTCCTCACGGCCGCCGCCACCGCCCTGACCACCCGGATGCGCGACCGGGTGGTCCGGGGGCCCCAGCGGGGCCGCTCGCGCTGA
- a CDS encoding MerR family transcriptional regulator, translated as MTHATDGSRRIGALARETGLSIRTLRYYDRLGLLTPSARTEGGHRCYDAGDVRRLHRVLALRSFGLPLARIRAVLDAEPDHDPAELIRRQLGVVEERLRQTAELRIRLLGVLGALDAAADGSTEALLDVIEEMTAVTRPLTPEQVAGLGEARRRWAESLGEEELRALHHRRAEIFATMGEDDRRRLTDRRRRALAQP; from the coding sequence ATGACGCACGCGACCGACGGAAGCCGGCGCATCGGCGCACTCGCTCGGGAGACCGGGCTGAGCATCCGCACCCTGCGCTACTACGACCGGCTCGGCCTGCTCACCCCGTCCGCCCGCACCGAGGGCGGCCACCGCTGCTACGACGCCGGCGACGTCCGGCGTCTGCACCGCGTCCTGGCGCTGCGCAGTTTCGGGCTTCCGCTGGCCCGGATCCGCGCGGTGCTCGACGCCGAGCCGGACCACGATCCGGCGGAGCTGATCCGGCGGCAGCTCGGCGTCGTCGAGGAGCGGCTGCGGCAGACGGCCGAGCTGCGGATCCGGCTGCTGGGTGTGCTGGGCGCGCTGGACGCCGCCGCGGACGGCTCGACCGAGGCCCTGCTGGACGTGATCGAGGAGATGACCGCCGTAACACGTCCCCTGACCCCGGAGCAGGTCGCCGGTCTCGGCGAGGCGCGCCGCCGCTGGGCCGAGTCGCTCGGCGAGGAGGAGTTGCGTGCCCTGCACCACAGGCGTGCGGAGATCTTCGCCACGATGGGCGAGGACGACCGGCGTCGGCTGACGGACCGGCGGCGCCGGGCGTTGGCGCAGCCCTGA